CGCCGCCGGACGCCTATGTCGAGCTCTCCGGCTGGCTGCTGGAGAGCGGCGAGGTCATGCTCTCCGTCCAGGACGAGGGCATAGGGATGACCTCGGAGCGGATGGCCGAGCTCAACGAGCGGCTGACCGACGTCGAAGCCGCCTCGTCCTCCGAGACCGTCGACGAGGCGCTGGGCCTGGGCCTGTACGTCGTGGTGCGGCTGGCCGCCCGGCACGGTGTCCGGGTCCAGCTGCGGGACGCGAAGCACGGCGGCGTCACGGCCGTCGTCGTCCTGCCCGGCTCGATCCTGCCGACCCGCCCCGCCCCGTCGGCCTCCCCGGCGAGTGCGCACCAGGACGTGGCGCACACCCCGGGCCTGCCCGGCTCGGTCGCCGAGGCGAACTCCAACGCGCTGCCGACCCGGGCGGCCCGCCGGGACCCGGCAGCCGTGGCAGGCCCGCCCGCTGCCGCCGCGGCCCCGGCCCATCAGCCCGGCCAGGGCGCGGACCGGGACACCCCGGCGCCCGGCCACGACGGCACCCCGGGCGCGGCCCCCGCGCCTGCCCCCGCCACCGACCCGCTCGTCGCCGCCGCGGAGCGCGCGATCGACGCGGCCGGACTCGGTGTGCAGCCCGGACCGGCACCCACCGAACCGCGGCCCGAGGGCCCCACCACGTACTCCGGTTCCGAGCCGAGCCCGTACGGCCCGCAGTCGCCCGGCCCCTACGCCGCCACCACCAGCGGCGGCGGCCAGCACCGTCGGCCCGAGGACGACGCCGCCCCGGGCCACGAGCCCTCCGGAGCCGGTGCGCCCTCCTCCGACCCCTATGCCACCGGCCCCGACCAGCACACGGGCCCCGGGACGGACGCGGCACCCAGGGACGCCGACGCGGCACCCGCCGACGCGTCCCCGGCCGGTACACCGGCCGACCCACAGACCGCCGCCGCCCCGCCCGCGGAGGAGCGGCGGACGACCTCCATGGGGCTGCCCAAGCGCACCCCCAAGGTCGTGGCGCAGCAACAGGCGCCGACCGCACCGCGCAAGAGCGGTGCGGCCAATGCCGAGGCGTTGCGGCGTCGCCTCGGCGGATTTCAGGCGGGAGCGCGAAGCGGCCGGCGTGACGTCGAAGCCGAGATCGCGGAACGTACAGCGGAGCTGACCATCCCACAGACGGACACCGACGGAGCGGGGGCCCCGGGAGAGAGCCACGTTGTCGAGGAGGCACGCGATTGAAGGCGCAAGCACCCACTGCTTACGGACAAGGTCTGAGCAGTCAGGCAAGGAATCTGCATTGGCTGCTGACCAACCTGGTCGACGAGGTACCGGGAATCCACTCGGTCGCGGTGGTCTCCTCCGACGGCCTGCTGCTGCTGTCGTCCGACCCGGGCCGGGCGGAAGCGGCGGCCCGGCCGGGCGGAAGCGGCGGTCCGCGGGGGTCCAGCGCGGACCTGGCCACCATCGTGTCCGGGCTGGGCAGCCTCACCCAGGGGGCCGCGAAGCTGATGGACGCCGGGGCGGTCAAGCAGACGATGGTCACGATGGACGAGGGCAGCCTGTTCGTCATGTCGATCAGCGACGGCTCGCTGCTCGGGGTGCACACCACCCCGGACTGCGACATGAGCGTCATCGCCTACCACATGGCGCTGTTCGTCGGCCGGGCCGGACATGTCCTCACCCCCGAACTCCGCAGTGAATTGCGTAAGTCGATGGAGAGCCCCCAGTGAGCGAACGTAGCGAGCGAACCATGGAGAGGTGCGCCCCGAGCGAGTGCGAGGGCGGACGAAGCGAGGTTTCGGCATGAGCAGTTCCCGCAAGCTCCCCGTACGCGGTGGGGAGCGGAAACCCTCGCGCGTGCGGCCGTACTCGCTCACCGGAGGCCGGACACGGTTCGGCCATGTCCTGCTCGTCGAGACGTTCGTGGCCGCGCTGGAGGCGCCCGAGGAGCGGCGCGAGCTGACCTCCGGCGGCTGGGGCGACCGGGTGATGCCGGAGATGCGCGCGATCGTCGAGCTGTGCCGCCGGATGCGCTCGGTCGCGGAGATCTCCGCGCTCCTCAAGATGCCGTTGGGCGTGGTACGTGTACTGCTCAGCGACCTCGCCGACCAGGGAAAGATTCGCGTCTACGGCACCGGGCACGGCTCCGGCCGGCCCGACCGCGCGCTGCTCGAAAGGGTGCTGAGTGGACTTCACAGGCTCTGACACGATATCGGCCGGGCCGACGGCGACCCCCGGTTCCGTGAGCCCGTCCGACCCGGCGGCCACGGCCGCCGACGCGGGGCTGCAGAGCTGGCAGACCGACCGTTCGCGGGCGCCGATCGCCACCAAGATCGTGGTGGCGGGCGGCTTCGGCGTCGGCAAGACCACGTTCGTCAAATCGGTCTCGGAGATCACCCCGCTCCAGACCGAGGCGGTGATGACCCAGGCCAGCGCGGACACGGACGATCTGACCGCCACCCCGGACAAGACCACGACCACGGTCGCGATGGACTTCGGGCGGATCACCCTCGACCAGGAGCTGGTGCTGTACCTGTTCGGCACGCCCGGACAGCAGCGCTTCTGGTTCATGTGGGACGACCTGGTGCGCGGTGCGATCGGTGCGATCGTGATGGCCGACACCCGGCGCCTGGAGGACTGTTTCCCGGCGCTGGACTACTTCGAGAGCTGCGGACTGCCGTATGTCGTCGCGGTCAACCACTTCGAGGGGACCGAGGCGTTCGCCGTCGAGCACGTGCGCGAGGCGCTGACCGTGCCGTCGCACGTGCCAGTCGTGATCATGGACGCGCGGAAGCGGGTCACGGTGATCGAGTCGCTGCTCGCGCTGGTCGGCCACGCCCTGGAGACCGCGCCCGAGTAACCGGCCCCCGTACGGGGCCACGGCCCCGTACGGGCCGCCCACTTCCCCTCCCCGAACAACCAGCAGTAGCAGAGAAGAGTGCCGCCATGCGGAAAATACTCGTCGTCGGAGCCGGCCAGTCCGGTCTTCAGCTCGCCCTCGGCCTCCAGACCCAGGGCTACGAGGTCACCCTCATGTCCAACCGCACCGCCGACGAGATCCGCGCCGGCCGGGTCATGTCGACGCAGTGCATGTTCCACACCGCCCTCCAGCACGAGCGCGACCTCCAGATCAACTTCTGGGAGAGCCAGGCCCCGCGCATCGAGGGCCTTGGCGTCTCGGTCGCCGCCCCCGGCAGCCATGAGTCGCCCGAGGGCTCGCAGCGCGCCATCGACTGGGTCGGCATGCTGGACGGCTACGCCCAGTCCGTCGACCAGCGGGTGAAGATGGCCGGCTGGATGGAGACCTTCGCGCAGCGCGGCGGCCAGCTCGTCATCCACGGCGCTGCCGTCTCCGACCTGGACTTCTTCGCGAGCCGCTACGACCTGACGCTGGTCTCGGCCGGCAAGGGCGAGCTGGTGTCCATGTTCGGCCGGGACGCCTCCCGCTCGCCGTACGACACCCCGCAGCGCGCGCTCGCCGTCTCCTACGTCCACGGCATGGGCCCGCGCCCCGAGCACCCCGAGTTCGAAGCGGTGCGCTGCAACCTGGTGCCCGGCGTCGGCGAGCTGTTCGTCATGCCGACGTACACCACCTCCGGCCGCGCCGACATCCTCTTCTGGGAGGGCATACCCGGCGGTCCGCTGGACGCCTTCCAGGGCGTCAAGGACCCCAACGAGCACCTTGCCCTGACGCTGGAGCTGATGGAGAAGTTCCTGCCCTGGGAGTACGCCCGCGCCACCAAGGTCGAACTGACCGACGCCAACGGCACGCTGGCCGGCCGCTACGCCCCCACCGTGCGCAACCCCATCGGCCGGCTGCCCTCCGGCGGTCTGGTGCTCGGTGTCGCGGACGTCGTGGTCGCCAACGACCCGATCACCGGCCAGGGCTCCAACTCGGCCTCCAAGTGCGCCGCCTCCTACCTGGCCTCCATCGTCGAGCACGGCGACCGGCCGTTCGACGGGGAGTGGATGCAGAGCACCTTCGAGCGCTACTGGGACACCGCCCAGCACGTCACCAAGTGGACCAACGCGATGCTGGCCCCGCCGCCGGAGCACATCCTGAACCTCATCGGCGCGGCCGGCCAGCTGCAGCCCGTCGCCGACCGCTTCGCCAACGGGTTCAACGACCCGTCCGACTTC
This portion of the Streptomyces sp. 2114.4 genome encodes:
- a CDS encoding roadblock/LC7 domain-containing protein; this translates as MKAQAPTAYGQGLSSQARNLHWLLTNLVDEVPGIHSVAVVSSDGLLLLSSDPGRAEAAARPGGSGGPRGSSADLATIVSGLGSLTQGAAKLMDAGAVKQTMVTMDEGSLFVMSISDGSLLGVHTTPDCDMSVIAYHMALFVGRAGHVLTPELRSELRKSMESPQ
- a CDS encoding DUF742 domain-containing protein, translated to MSSSRKLPVRGGERKPSRVRPYSLTGGRTRFGHVLLVETFVAALEAPEERRELTSGGWGDRVMPEMRAIVELCRRMRSVAEISALLKMPLGVVRVLLSDLADQGKIRVYGTGHGSGRPDRALLERVLSGLHRL
- a CDS encoding ATP/GTP-binding protein, with the protein product MSPSDPAATAADAGLQSWQTDRSRAPIATKIVVAGGFGVGKTTFVKSVSEITPLQTEAVMTQASADTDDLTATPDKTTTTVAMDFGRITLDQELVLYLFGTPGQQRFWFMWDDLVRGAIGAIVMADTRRLEDCFPALDYFESCGLPYVVAVNHFEGTEAFAVEHVREALTVPSHVPVVIMDARKRVTVIESLLALVGHALETAPE
- a CDS encoding styrene monooxygenase/indole monooxygenase family protein, giving the protein MRKILVVGAGQSGLQLALGLQTQGYEVTLMSNRTADEIRAGRVMSTQCMFHTALQHERDLQINFWESQAPRIEGLGVSVAAPGSHESPEGSQRAIDWVGMLDGYAQSVDQRVKMAGWMETFAQRGGQLVIHGAAVSDLDFFASRYDLTLVSAGKGELVSMFGRDASRSPYDTPQRALAVSYVHGMGPRPEHPEFEAVRCNLVPGVGELFVMPTYTTSGRADILFWEGIPGGPLDAFQGVKDPNEHLALTLELMEKFLPWEYARATKVELTDANGTLAGRYAPTVRNPIGRLPSGGLVLGVADVVVANDPITGQGSNSASKCAASYLASIVEHGDRPFDGEWMQSTFERYWDTAQHVTKWTNAMLAPPPEHILNLIGAAGQLQPVADRFANGFNDPSDFENFFYEPEKTNAYLASLTG